The genomic interval CCGGTTGTCGGCCGCCAACCGCATCGCCCTGGGGCTGCTGGGGCTGGATGCGGGCGCCATCGGTGCCGCCGGCTGGGATGCTCTGTTCGACGGCGGGATGATGGGCAGCGATGCCCGCCTGCTCACCAGCCGCGCCGGCGGCGTGCCGATGCATCTGCGGATCAGCCGGCCGGCCGGCCGGCCGGTGCTGCATCCGGTGACAGCACCATCACGCCTGCGCGCCGCCACCACGACCCCGCCCGCCTTGACGCTGCGTGGCGCCATGGTCTGGGATGCAGCCAGCGATGCCATGCTTGCCCGCGCCATCCGCGCGATCGATGCCGATATTCCGGTGCTGTTGCAGGGCGAAACCGGCACCGGCAAAGAAGTTTTCGTGCGCGCGGCCCATCAGGCGTCGACGCTGCGGTCGGCACCGCTGGTGGCGGTGAACTGCGCGGCGATCCCCGAAGGCCTGCTGGAGAGCGAATTGTTCGGCTATGAGGACGGCGCCTTCACCGGCGCCCGGCGTCGCGGCAGTCCCGGCCGCATCCGTCAGGCCGAAGGCGGCATCCTGTTCCTCGACGAAATCGGCGACATGGCGCTGGGGCTTCAGGCCCGACTGCTCAGGGTGCTGCAGGATGGCGAGGTTCTGCCACTGGGCGCCGGCCGGCCGGTGACCGTGCGGTTCCGGCTGGTGGCGGCGACCCATCAGGATCTGAAAGCGGCGGTGGCCGATGGCCGGTTCCGCAGCGACCTCTATTACCGCCTCAACCACCTGTCGGTGACCCTGCGGCCCTTGCGGGATCGCCAGCCCCTGGACGCGATCATCAATGCCGTGTTCCAGGCAACCGGCGCGCCGGCCCGTGACATCACGCTCGATTCCGCCGCCCGCCAATGCCTTGCCGGCCATGACTGGCCGGGCAATCTGCGCGAACTGGCCAATCTGCTCCGCACCCTGGTGGCACTGGCCGATGATGGCAGCACCATCACGCCCGCCGATCTGCCGGGCGAGATCGGCCCGGCACGGCCACTCGATCCGCCCATGCCCCCGCCGCAAGCATGTCTGCCGCAAGCAGATCTGCCCCACACCGCACCGGTCTTTTCGGCTCCAATGTCGGATGCGGCGCCCATGGCATCGCTCAGATCGATGACCGACGATGCCCTGACCCGGGCACTCGCCGCCCATGACGGCAATATCAGTGCCGCCGCCCGGGCGCTCGGCATCCACCGCGCCACCCTGCATCGCCGGCTGAAATCACGACAGCATTAGCCGCCACCGCGCCTAAGGCGCGGCGCCGAACGCCAATTGTCTGGCATGGGCCGCGATATCGGCCGGCCAATCGGCGATCTGGGCCTCGAAACCCGACCGATCGCCGGCGAACAGCGCCCGTGTCGCCTCTTCGTAGCCAGACAGGTCACCGGCCATCGCGTTCATGAAGCGATAGGCGGTTTCACGCGCCATCCGCAGGCGCTGATCGGGGCCCGCGTCGCGGCGGGCGGCCTCCACCAGCTTGCGCAGCGCCACCGAGGCCCCTCCCGGCTGGGCGGCCAGCCAGTCCCAATGACGCGGCAGCAGGGTGACCTCGCGCCCCACCACCCCAAGCTTCGGCCGGCCCCGCCCGCGCGTGGCGGCCGGGGGCGGGGGCGGGGGCGCCATGGTCTCTGTCGGTGTTGGATCGGCCAGCCGGGCCGCGATCTCGGTTCGGGTGCCGCGCAGATCGACATCCACCACCCGCCCGGTCGCGTCGTCAAAGATCAGCAGCGGCCCGGCTGCCCCGGCATCGACGGCCGCCTTCACCGTCAACGCCACCTCGATCAGCGGTCCCGCCGCAAGGCGCTGCGCACCGTCGAAGGCGGTACTCGGTCGCTGGATCCGGTCGGTCACGGGCAAGCCTCCTGCACAGGGTGTGACAGATTTTTACCCGGTTAATAATCTCTCTGTCAATATAACCCGGGTTATATTACCGTCCGCGACCACAGCCGCATGCCTGATCGAGGAAGAGAGAACCGTCATGACAGGGATCGACCGCAAGCGCGCCGTCGCCGCCTATAAGGAACGCAAGGGCGCCTATGGCATCTATGTCATTCGCTGCGTCGCCGGGCCCGACCTCCCGCCCCATATCTGGATCGGCCAGACCCCGACGCTCGACACCATCCGCAACCGGATCTGGTTCACGCTGCGCCAGGGCACCAATCCCCACAGGACGCTTCAGGACGCCTGGCATCGCCATGGCGCCGACAGCCTGGCATTTGAGGTGCTGGACCGGCTGGAGGACGAGGACGACACCCCGCCCTATGTCCGTGCCACGCGGCTGAAGGACAGGCTGGCGCATTGGCGGGCGGTGCTGGACGCACAGGTCATCTGAGCCCCGGTCAGCCAGGTGGCTGGTCCGTGCCGGTCTGGCTGGTCAAGGCCCCAAGCAGATCATCCAGGCGGCGCGGCAATGGCCGGGTCGGGTCGATCATGCCGCGTGCCGCCAGCGCCATGGCCAGCCGGCCCAGCATCGGCGGCCGCAGGCCCAGCCGGCGCAGCAGGTCATGATCCTGAAACACCGTGTCCGGCGGGCCGTCACAGGCGATCCGGCCGTCGCCGAACACCGCGATCCGGTCGGCCCAGCCATAGGCGAGATCCATGTCATGGGTGGCCACCACCACCGCCATGCCCGACGCCGCCACACCGTCCAGCAGCCGCATCAGATCGTCGACGCCGGATGGATCGAGCCCGGCCGTGGGTTCGTCGAGCAACAGAAAGCCCGGCCGCATCGCCATTAACCCGGCGATCGCCACCCGCTTGCGCTGACCGAAGCTGAGCATATGGGTGGGGCGGCCGGCCAGCGCGGTGATGTTCAGCGCCGCCAGCGCCTCGCTGGTGCGCGCCCGCGCCTCGGCGGCATCGAGCCCCATGTTCAACGGCCCGAACGACACGTCCTCGGCCACGGTCGCCGCGAACAACTGGTCGTCGGGATCCTGCAACACCAGCCCGACGCGGCGGCGTAGCCGCGCCAGCCCCTGGCGGTTGTGAACCACCTCGGCACCGTCGAGCCACACGCTGCCCGCCTGCGGCTTCAGCCCGCCGGCCAGGGTCAGCAGCAATGTGGACTTGCCGGCGCCATTGGCGCCCAGGATCGCCAGCTTCCGGGCCGGCGCGATCGCCAGATCCACCCGGTCCAGCGCCCGTGTGCGA from Tistrella bauzanensis carries:
- a CDS encoding GIY-YIG nuclease family protein, whose product is MTGIDRKRAVAAYKERKGAYGIYVIRCVAGPDLPPHIWIGQTPTLDTIRNRIWFTLRQGTNPHRTLQDAWHRHGADSLAFEVLDRLEDEDDTPPYVRATRLKDRLAHWRAVLDAQVI
- a CDS encoding DUF2239 family protein is translated as MPVTDRIQRPSTAFDGAQRLAAGPLIEVALTVKAAVDAGAAGPLLIFDDATGRVVDVDLRGTRTEIAARLADPTPTETMAPPPPPPAATRGRGRPKLGVVGREVTLLPRHWDWLAAQPGGASVALRKLVEAARRDAGPDQRLRMARETAYRFMNAMAGDLSGYEEATRALFAGDRSGFEAQIADWPADIAAHARQLAFGAAP
- a CDS encoding energy-coupling factor ABC transporter ATP-binding protein yields the protein MTPTHDPAAIGLNAVGLEVTYPGRTRALDRVDLAIAPARKLAILGANGAGKSTLLLTLAGGLKPQAGSVWLDGAEVVHNRQGLARLRRRVGLVLQDPDDQLFAATVAEDVSFGPLNMGLDAAEARARTSEALAALNITALAGRPTHMLSFGQRKRVAIAGLMAMRPGFLLLDEPTAGLDPSGVDDLMRLLDGVAASGMAVVVATHDMDLAYGWADRIAVFGDGRIACDGPPDTVFQDHDLLRRLGLRPPMLGRLAMALAARGMIDPTRPLPRRLDDLLGALTSQTGTDQPPG
- a CDS encoding sigma-54-dependent Fis family transcriptional regulator, producing the protein MSQHSGRQIRVLDGVRGQFRDAGNLPDNAVPEVIGRSWQRCASAGLAMNRPARQDPLAAPALRRQRDRNHTLLHLATPELDLLARAMADADGVAILTDARGLILDARGDDGFAGRARRMFLQPGACWSEAQEGTNAVGTALAEGGLVEVDGAEHYLDENRVLICTAMPVRDPTGRIAGVLDLSGDARRPQTHARALVRLAVANLEHRWTMQAAETDGSDLLVRLHSHPSWLGTPHEGLLAFRDGRLSAANRIALGLLGLDAGAIGAAGWDALFDGGMMGSDARLLTSRAGGVPMHLRISRPAGRPVLHPVTAPSRLRAATTTPPALTLRGAMVWDAASDAMLARAIRAIDADIPVLLQGETGTGKEVFVRAAHQASTLRSAPLVAVNCAAIPEGLLESELFGYEDGAFTGARRRGSPGRIRQAEGGILFLDEIGDMALGLQARLLRVLQDGEVLPLGAGRPVTVRFRLVAATHQDLKAAVADGRFRSDLYYRLNHLSVTLRPLRDRQPLDAIINAVFQATGAPARDITLDSAARQCLAGHDWPGNLRELANLLRTLVALADDGSTITPADLPGEIGPARPLDPPMPPPQACLPQADLPHTAPVFSAPMSDAAPMASLRSMTDDALTRALAAHDGNISAAARALGIHRATLHRRLKSRQH